A portion of the Actomonas aquatica genome contains these proteins:
- a CDS encoding polysaccharide deacetylase family protein, with product MATPAADGRKHVALIFDDGPDEVCGPAWRALWGAENVKVSWAYVAKQVRAHREEARAMLAAGHEVVNHSLAHRHPAECSDAELREDIVEAQRVLTAELGVAPRWYWKPYAEADPRQAAGWAEAEIRDFGFTHQVWSHDWNPEVDAAAILRNATTDVRDGTLINFHEWRRETREQMPAILAELRRQGCVFLTVSELAAYLEG from the coding sequence ATGGCTACACCTGCAGCAGACGGTCGGAAACACGTGGCGTTGATTTTTGACGACGGGCCAGACGAGGTCTGCGGTCCGGCTTGGCGGGCGTTGTGGGGGGCCGAGAATGTAAAGGTGAGTTGGGCGTATGTTGCAAAGCAGGTGCGGGCCCATCGGGAGGAAGCGCGGGCGATGTTGGCGGCTGGTCATGAGGTGGTGAACCACTCGTTGGCGCATCGACACCCGGCCGAGTGCAGTGATGCGGAGCTGCGGGAAGACATCGTCGAAGCGCAGCGCGTGCTGACGGCCGAGCTTGGGGTAGCGCCACGGTGGTATTGGAAACCCTATGCGGAGGCTGACCCGCGGCAGGCGGCGGGTTGGGCGGAGGCGGAGATTCGCGACTTCGGGTTCACGCACCAGGTCTGGTCACATGATTGGAACCCGGAGGTGGATGCGGCGGCAATTCTGCGTAACGCGACGACCGACGTGCGCGATGGGACGTTGATCAATTTCCACGAGTGGCGGCGGGAGACTCGGGAGCAGATGCCAGCGATCTTGGCGGAGTTGCGGCGGCAGGGATGTGTGTTCCTGACGGTGTCGGAGTTGGCGGCTTACTTGGAAGGCTGA
- a CDS encoding DUF5060 domain-containing protein — translation MPRTPLRRFAPVAALLLLFTLLLAPARAALESGEVHVWTQQEIQLEANGTYANPYTDVTCWIDLRGPDFAQRVYGFWDGGNTFRVRFVATTPGEWTWTTGSNQPTDDGLNSGRGNLRAVAWSTAEHDANPNRRGFIRATPNGRALQYADGTPFFWLGDTWLAASTWRLPYRGERAAPDYEPAAGISFEEAVAYRKRQGFNSVSFIAAFPNWAADHRGATYANADGVYLRNAWEKFGHWAAHGEISTADGAITTGKDMHDEHGNRPFAILPNREGLADFDSINPAYFRSLDRKMQHLSEEGFVPFLETIRRDNAPSWKAYFDFNASYARFVQYLISRYGAYNMVFSGIHLDWIPENYSLTEHEFNEALTYHHQHYGPLPFGQPYTTLIDSTTYRRFGHGDDAPWLTMHTVGNKPRNHAIYAFIEESFNLPDPYPVANLEPYYTGWNHSINRPGGETPTAGSARDIYFARAQMYGSVLSGGLAGHVHGTAAYDITTTGEPEGWRPHIWTALRYASGAQMQHLRDFVLSLGPAYRDLQLANDALAPRTAPGAIDDGLDGWSFAMRTPDAAHALLYFEHQAVPTTLAGLTADAAYTWTWFNPRTGAWLDAQTVTTDAAGTLRSPPFPSDADSPMTDWAARLQRTER, via the coding sequence ATGCCGAGAACCCCACTCCGCCGCTTCGCCCCCGTTGCCGCCCTGCTCCTGCTCTTCACCCTGCTCCTTGCCCCCGCCCGCGCCGCCCTCGAATCGGGCGAAGTCCATGTCTGGACCCAGCAGGAAATCCAACTAGAGGCCAACGGCACCTACGCCAATCCCTACACCGACGTCACCTGCTGGATCGACCTGCGTGGCCCCGATTTCGCCCAGCGCGTTTACGGCTTCTGGGACGGCGGCAATACCTTCCGCGTGCGCTTCGTCGCCACCACTCCCGGCGAATGGACCTGGACCACCGGCTCCAATCAACCCACCGACGACGGACTGAATTCCGGCCGCGGCAACCTGCGCGCCGTCGCATGGTCGACCGCCGAACACGACGCCAATCCCAATCGCCGCGGCTTCATCCGTGCCACCCCCAACGGTCGCGCGCTGCAATACGCCGACGGCACGCCCTTCTTCTGGCTCGGCGACACCTGGCTCGCCGCCTCCACCTGGCGCCTGCCCTACCGGGGCGAACGCGCCGCCCCCGACTACGAACCCGCCGCCGGCATCTCCTTTGAGGAGGCCGTGGCCTACCGCAAACGCCAGGGCTTCAACTCCGTTTCCTTCATCGCCGCCTTCCCCAACTGGGCGGCCGATCACCGCGGCGCCACCTACGCCAACGCCGACGGTGTCTACCTTCGCAACGCCTGGGAAAAGTTCGGCCATTGGGCCGCGCACGGTGAGATCAGCACCGCTGACGGTGCCATCACCACCGGCAAGGACATGCACGACGAGCACGGCAATCGCCCCTTCGCCATCCTCCCCAACCGCGAGGGTCTGGCCGACTTCGACTCCATCAACCCGGCCTACTTCCGCAGCCTCGACCGCAAGATGCAGCACCTCTCAGAGGAGGGTTTTGTGCCCTTCCTCGAAACCATCCGCCGCGACAACGCGCCGTCCTGGAAGGCTTACTTCGATTTCAACGCGTCCTACGCCCGCTTCGTCCAGTATCTGATTTCTCGATACGGCGCCTACAACATGGTCTTCAGCGGCATCCACCTCGATTGGATTCCCGAAAACTACAGCCTCACCGAACACGAGTTCAACGAGGCCCTCACCTACCACCATCAGCACTACGGTCCGCTGCCCTTCGGCCAGCCCTACACCACGCTCATCGACAGCACCACCTACCGTCGCTTCGGCCACGGCGACGACGCCCCCTGGCTCACCATGCACACTGTGGGCAACAAGCCGCGCAACCACGCCATCTACGCCTTTATCGAGGAGAGCTTCAACCTGCCCGATCCCTACCCGGTCGCCAACCTCGAGCCCTACTACACCGGCTGGAACCACTCAATCAACCGCCCCGGCGGCGAAACGCCCACGGCCGGCTCCGCCCGCGACATCTACTTCGCCCGCGCCCAGATGTATGGCTCCGTCCTCTCCGGCGGCCTCGCCGGTCACGTGCATGGCACCGCCGCCTACGACATCACCACCACCGGCGAACCCGAGGGCTGGCGCCCGCATATCTGGACCGCCCTGCGCTACGCCTCCGGCGCCCAGATGCAGCACCTGCGCGACTTCGTGCTCTCCCTCGGCCCCGCCTACCGCGACCTGCAACTCGCCAACGACGCCCTCGCCCCCCGCACCGCCCCCGGCGCCATCGACGACGGACTCGACGGCTGGTCCTTCGCCATGCGCACGCCCGACGCCGCCCACGCTTTGCTCTACTTCGAGCACCAAGCCGTGCCGACCACCCTCGCCGGCCTCACCGCCGACGCCGCCTACACGTGGACCTGGTTCAACCCGCGCACCGGCGCATGGCTCGACGCCCAAACCGTCACCACCGACGCCGCCGGCACCCTGCGCAGCCCGCCCTTCCCGAGTGACGCCGATTCGCCGATGACCGACTGGGCTGCGCGCCTGCAACGCACTGAGCGCTGA
- a CDS encoding Minf_1886 family protein — protein MQDLDFSEVVTLICKEDNRFQKQAYNFVRQGLDFTVKELKKSDSRRAGRSLHVTGVELLMGLRAYALDQYGPMARTVLNEWGIKKCTHFGDIVFNLIEYNVFSKTEKDRREDFSEVYTFDEAFDEPFLPKKPLGA, from the coding sequence ATGCAAGACTTAGACTTTAGTGAAGTGGTGACACTGATTTGCAAAGAAGATAATCGGTTTCAAAAGCAGGCCTACAATTTTGTGCGACAAGGCCTCGATTTCACCGTCAAGGAATTGAAGAAGAGCGATTCGCGGCGGGCTGGTCGCTCTCTGCACGTCACGGGGGTGGAGTTGCTGATGGGCTTGCGGGCCTACGCGCTCGACCAATATGGCCCGATGGCGCGCACGGTTCTCAATGAATGGGGCATCAAAAAATGCACCCATTTCGGCGATATCGTATTTAACCTCATCGAATACAACGTCTTCAGCAAAACGGAGAAGGACCGTCGGGAGGACTTCTCCGAGGTCTACACCTTCGACGAGGCCTTCGATGAGCCGTTCCTGCCGAAGAAGCCGCTGGGCGCGTGA
- a CDS encoding sugar phosphate isomerase/epimerase family protein — protein MLRRHFLFSTGLALTVGLTTRSFAHTPLKHGKRLAMGTVIFRHRFAQTRSDNLPHPGSPLTLLDVPEYYHQRFGLSQVEYWSYHFESLEPAYLARLRAALDAAGSRLINIQIDTDYNLAAENPTRRAESIAEVERWIDAAVVLGSPSVRANPGNGPIEHAIASLREINTYAQDHRIVLLNENHFGIEMDPDIHLRIREEAGPENLYTLPDFGNYSDEARFAALEKILPYAYLISAKAVRFDAEGHHQPYDFDRCVQMAEAAGFKGIYSVEQWDRTDHDMDYEKVADWLLTHVSQNLRT, from the coding sequence ATGCTTCGTCGTCACTTCCTGTTCTCCACCGGCCTCGCCCTCACCGTCGGACTCACCACCCGCAGCTTCGCCCACACCCCGCTCAAGCACGGCAAACGCCTCGCCATGGGCACGGTCATCTTTCGTCACCGCTTCGCGCAGACGCGTTCCGACAACCTACCTCACCCCGGTTCGCCCCTCACCCTGCTCGATGTGCCGGAGTATTATCACCAGCGCTTCGGCCTCAGTCAGGTCGAGTATTGGAGCTACCACTTTGAGTCGCTCGAACCCGCCTACCTCGCCCGTCTGCGCGCCGCGCTCGATGCCGCCGGTTCGCGCCTGATCAACATCCAGATCGACACCGATTATAACCTCGCCGCCGAAAACCCGACCCGCCGCGCCGAGTCCATCGCCGAGGTCGAACGCTGGATCGACGCCGCCGTCGTGCTCGGCTCCCCCAGCGTGCGCGCCAACCCCGGCAACGGTCCCATCGAGCACGCCATCGCTTCCCTCCGCGAGATCAACACCTACGCCCAGGACCACCGCATCGTGCTCCTCAACGAAAACCACTTCGGCATCGAGATGGACCCGGATATTCACCTCCGCATCCGCGAAGAAGCCGGCCCCGAAAACCTCTACACCCTGCCCGACTTCGGCAACTACAGCGACGAAGCCCGCTTCGCCGCGCTGGAGAAGATCCTGCCCTACGCTTACCTCATTTCCGCCAAAGCCGTGCGCTTCGACGCCGAAGGCCACCACCAGCCCTACGACTTCGATCGCTGCGTGCAGATGGCCGAAGCCGCTGGCTTCAAAGGCATCTACTCCGTCGAGCAATGGGACCGCACCGACCACGACATGGACTACGAAAAAGTCGCCGACTGGCTCCTCACCCACGTCTCCCAAAACCTCCGCACCTAA
- a CDS encoding PQQ-binding-like beta-propeller repeat protein: protein MAKSAFALLPFAASLLLASPSDQHRTWSDYGGGHDQSKFTTLSQITRENVTDLEIAWMYPTGDERSYQFNPVVAHGVMYVLAKENSLVAIDLDTGKEIWIHAHLSGISRRGISYWESEDGSDRRLLFTLNNTLQAIDARTGKSILSFGDNGMVDLRRNMLRDPATVYRATSSTPGRVFENLIILGSSPGEGYLSGPGHIRAYDVVTGEFMWRFNTIPQPGDYGYETWPKEAYRYVGGVNVWGEMSVDEARGIVFLPLGSPSYDFYGADRLGENLFGNCLVALDARTGRRLWHFQTVHHDLWDYDLVSAPQLITVERDGERIDAVAAASKQGFLFVFNRETGEPIFPIEEKPFPASDMPGEEAWPTQPVPALPPYARQIMTEDDITPVLITPAERAHWQERVAKARKGLYVPPSLDEVVSLPGAVGGVNWGNSAAHPEDGIVYLLNQDFPSFYKLAKRQPVRLRNRAGDSDEETAAAKLRGEKLYATYCGACHGPDRAGSDVGPSLLAVGSQINQTQVARSIMYGSGRMPALPHFTDEQIDDVYTYLDDGVSPYASLFAAAQKEDLPEGPVVASGGAPLPDEEAFAGGFRFNRGENDYPPGVDAPADRYFTDYGLGHPYIITPPWSTILAYDLNKGVIKWRQPLGQDRDAAAAGMTGTGVPRGSQRMGMIVTDTGLVFSTAKDGHVYAFDADNGKVLWKGALPMGAEGLPAMYEHNGRQYLVIPASTPLTWGLKSRESGIGSTEEKGHGGYVAFALPAQN from the coding sequence GTGGCCAAATCCGCCTTCGCCCTCCTCCCCTTCGCCGCCTCTCTCCTCCTCGCTTCGCCGTCCGACCAGCACCGCACCTGGTCCGACTACGGCGGCGGTCACGACCAGTCCAAGTTCACCACCCTCAGCCAGATCACGCGCGAAAACGTGACCGATCTCGAGATCGCCTGGATGTATCCCACCGGCGACGAGCGTTCCTACCAGTTCAACCCCGTCGTCGCCCACGGCGTGATGTATGTCCTCGCCAAGGAAAACTCCCTCGTCGCGATCGATCTCGATACCGGTAAGGAAATCTGGATACACGCCCACCTCAGCGGCATCTCCCGCCGCGGCATCAGTTATTGGGAAAGCGAGGACGGCTCCGATCGCCGCCTGCTGTTCACCCTCAACAACACCCTGCAGGCCATCGATGCCCGCACCGGCAAATCAATCCTCAGCTTCGGCGACAACGGCATGGTTGACCTCCGTCGCAACATGCTCCGCGACCCCGCCACCGTTTACCGCGCCACCTCTAGCACGCCCGGCCGCGTTTTCGAGAATCTCATCATCCTCGGCTCCTCGCCCGGCGAGGGTTACCTGTCCGGCCCCGGCCACATCCGCGCCTACGATGTCGTCACCGGTGAATTCATGTGGCGCTTCAACACCATTCCCCAGCCCGGCGACTACGGCTACGAAACCTGGCCCAAGGAAGCCTACCGCTACGTCGGTGGCGTCAACGTCTGGGGCGAGATGTCCGTCGACGAGGCACGCGGCATCGTCTTCCTCCCGCTCGGCTCACCGTCCTACGATTTCTACGGGGCCGACCGCCTCGGCGAAAACCTCTTCGGCAACTGTCTTGTTGCCCTCGACGCCCGCACCGGCCGCCGCCTCTGGCATTTCCAAACCGTGCACCACGACCTCTGGGACTACGACCTCGTCTCCGCGCCCCAGCTCATCACCGTCGAACGCGACGGCGAGCGCATCGACGCGGTCGCCGCCGCCTCCAAACAAGGTTTCCTCTTCGTCTTCAACCGCGAGACCGGCGAACCTATTTTCCCCATCGAGGAAAAACCCTTCCCCGCCTCCGACATGCCGGGCGAAGAAGCCTGGCCCACCCAGCCCGTCCCCGCGCTGCCGCCCTACGCGCGCCAGATCATGACCGAGGACGACATCACGCCCGTGCTCATCACCCCGGCCGAGCGGGCCCACTGGCAGGAGCGCGTCGCCAAAGCCCGCAAGGGGCTCTACGTGCCACCCTCCCTCGATGAAGTCGTCTCCCTCCCCGGTGCCGTCGGTGGCGTCAACTGGGGCAACTCCGCCGCCCACCCCGAGGACGGCATCGTTTACCTGCTCAACCAGGATTTCCCGTCCTTCTACAAACTCGCCAAACGCCAGCCCGTGCGCCTGCGCAACCGCGCAGGCGACAGTGACGAAGAAACCGCCGCCGCCAAACTCCGCGGCGAAAAACTCTACGCCACCTACTGCGGTGCCTGCCACGGCCCCGACCGCGCCGGCTCCGATGTCGGTCCCTCGCTGCTCGCCGTCGGCAGCCAGATCAACCAAACCCAAGTTGCCCGCTCCATCATGTATGGCAGCGGTCGCATGCCCGCCCTGCCGCACTTCACCGACGAACAAATCGACGACGTTTACACCTACCTCGATGACGGCGTTTCCCCCTACGCCTCGCTCTTTGCGGCAGCGCAAAAAGAAGACCTACCCGAGGGCCCCGTAGTCGCCTCCGGCGGCGCCCCGCTCCCCGATGAAGAGGCCTTCGCCGGTGGCTTCCGTTTTAACCGCGGCGAAAACGACTATCCACCCGGCGTCGACGCCCCCGCCGATCGTTACTTCACCGACTACGGACTCGGCCACCCCTACATCATCACCCCACCCTGGTCGACCATCCTTGCCTACGACCTGAACAAGGGAGTGATCAAATGGCGCCAACCGCTTGGTCAGGATCGTGACGCCGCCGCCGCGGGCATGACCGGCACCGGCGTCCCGCGCGGTTCCCAACGCATGGGTATGATCGTAACGGATACAGGTCTCGTATTCTCCACCGCCAAAGACGGCCACGTTTACGCCTTCGACGCCGATAACGGTAAAGTCCTCTGGAAAGGCGCCCTGCCCATGGGCGCCGAAGGCCTGCCTGCCATGTATGAACACAACGGCCGCCAATACCTCGTCATCCCCGCCAGCACCCCGCTCACCTGGGGCCTCAAATCCCGCGAAAGCGGCATCGGCTCCACCGAGGAAAAAGGCCACGGCGGCTACGTCGCCTTCGCCCTCCCCGCACAGAACTGA
- a CDS encoding DMT family transporter: MVSVMDPEYGAKRRSRWQLLALVAVCAVLWGSAFPGIKLVFDHWAAQGIEADFATRSLFAGVRFTVAGLGLLLFARAPLREWAETPRYWILAMAAAQTVGQYVCFYMGLSLSSGALASLLVSSGSFWWVLLAPPFLGTPRLTRRQWLVLAAGALGVTMAVYSPGVGEGSPRLGGGLILAASFFGALGLLAFQRVKRTMGARAGTGYSLFLGGVVLLALGWPAVQAGGLAWFDAYVWAWTAWLAFVSAAAFALWNHLSTLFPAPELATYRFLIPLAGVFESLLLLDGERLTVGMVAGGVVVLAAMSRIAVRKAG; encoded by the coding sequence ATGGTTTCGGTGATGGATCCTGAGTATGGCGCCAAGCGGCGTTCACGGTGGCAACTGCTGGCCCTGGTGGCGGTGTGTGCGGTGCTGTGGGGGTCGGCGTTTCCAGGCATCAAGCTGGTCTTCGACCACTGGGCGGCGCAGGGGATCGAGGCGGATTTTGCGACGCGGTCGTTGTTTGCCGGGGTGCGTTTTACGGTGGCGGGTTTGGGGCTGTTGTTGTTTGCGCGGGCACCGTTGCGAGAATGGGCGGAGACGCCGCGGTATTGGATTCTGGCGATGGCGGCGGCGCAGACGGTGGGACAATACGTGTGCTTCTACATGGGGCTCAGCCTGTCGAGTGGGGCGCTGGCGTCGTTGCTGGTTTCGAGTGGGAGCTTCTGGTGGGTGTTGTTGGCGCCGCCGTTTTTGGGGACGCCGCGGCTGACGCGACGACAGTGGCTGGTGCTGGCGGCGGGGGCGCTGGGCGTGACCATGGCGGTCTATTCGCCGGGCGTGGGGGAAGGCAGTCCGCGGCTGGGGGGCGGGTTGATCTTGGCCGCGAGTTTTTTTGGGGCGCTGGGGCTACTGGCCTTTCAGCGAGTGAAGCGCACGATGGGGGCGCGGGCCGGCACGGGGTATTCGTTGTTCCTGGGCGGCGTGGTGTTGCTCGCGCTCGGTTGGCCTGCGGTGCAAGCGGGCGGGTTGGCGTGGTTCGACGCCTACGTGTGGGCGTGGACGGCGTGGCTGGCGTTTGTGTCGGCGGCGGCCTTTGCGTTGTGGAACCACCTATCGACGCTTTTCCCCGCGCCGGAGCTGGCGACCTATCGGTTCCTCATTCCGCTGGCGGGCGTGTTTGAATCGCTGCTGTTGTTGGACGGCGAGCGGCTTACCGTTGGCATGGTCGCGGGTGGCGTGGTCGTGCTGGCGGCGATGAGCCGGATTGCGGTGCGGAAGGCGGGATAG
- a CDS encoding Fur family transcriptional regulator, with translation MIASTQTNHPLPTSNDDESPTAAALQVACNRLKSAGLRITQPRIAILEALIKRSLPASIEQIHAELSHTACDLVTVYRCLAAFEELGLVRRCFFHNGTSLYQIALDDTPSYHVVDKSNNSVSELDSDLAVELRDAMEEIEKKLIARGYTNVSHMIEFFARAPKHPIDRVQNGAVMAEIR, from the coding sequence ATGATTGCCTCGACTCAAACCAATCACCCGCTTCCCACCAGCAACGACGACGAATCGCCGACCGCCGCTGCTCTCCAAGTGGCTTGCAATCGCCTGAAGAGCGCTGGCCTGCGCATCACCCAGCCGCGCATTGCGATCCTCGAAGCGCTCATCAAGCGCTCGCTGCCCGCCAGCATCGAGCAGATTCACGCCGAGCTGTCGCACACCGCCTGCGACCTCGTGACCGTGTATCGCTGCTTGGCGGCGTTTGAGGAGCTCGGCCTTGTGCGCCGCTGCTTCTTCCACAACGGGACCAGCCTCTACCAGATCGCGCTCGATGACACGCCGTCCTACCACGTGGTGGACAAGAGCAACAACTCCGTCAGCGAACTCGATTCCGACCTCGCCGTGGAACTCCGCGACGCCATGGAAGAAATCGAGAAGAAGCTCATCGCTCGTGGTTACACCAACGTGTCCCACATGATCGAGTTCTTCGCCCGCGCCCCCAAGCACCCGATCGATCGCGTGCAAAACGGCGCCGTCATGGCCGAGATCCGCTAA